Proteins encoded together in one Xenopus laevis strain J_2021 chromosome 6L, Xenopus_laevis_v10.1, whole genome shotgun sequence window:
- the rbbp8.L gene encoding DNA endonuclease RBBP8 (The RefSeq protein has 2 substitutions compared to this genomic sequence), with amino-acid sequence MSITASTCGSPSSSESLPNGDLFKELWSKLKECHDKDLQELLMKIGKLKKERCLDAQRLEEFYTKNQHLREQQKTLHDTIKVLEDRLRAGLCDRCTVTEEHMRKKQQEFENIRQQNLKLITELMNDKNALQDENKRLSEQLHDMQKNRHRRKSDEENPADTGDGEDGVIPDSPLSTFSLSMVSRMRRKKENKHVRYTEQTQEDALTFDRKISSGTRPQISTQVNMRKGEDVLVAETLELAPLPNKYEVCTEKPVFNLATVVAETLGLDAMEESQSQSVFNQPGITCAPLFHKSEDSSPRQVKVEFTEGSMEGFQTNDDDTEWNRREASPVFGEPVRNIRRGTDMDCSSPPLPVGLSSKLKSHCSRNAPDFSVHAKAEDGALLTRLSHCIETDSVISQCSSNRQDVLRPSPNKSDAQMGKYIFDSEQHKQTGNRYGKRKNAEAEQEESCESSFDKENNIPLKDISGARHSMLDKPLDLSDRFSVLRPQDRSHESSSRTKLTISLVPEKPDTKTILHIDLKENLHQQTRQKKVFVSGLVEHSAFNLHEDNEVTEEDNKPFHDSETEIMCHVPKRKPRAVHRGVQPTSVLQPNLHMVHACLESQGRPPIDNMQWSIDPGADLSQYEMDMTMEDSKSGSPAKPELEDMDYTYVNESCLLKLKMGDPDDSEAESKDQDSFGEMFDKTEYGEYASYIKDKSPSQSISCKERSDIPSIENKKITSEKEHESKGEPYQKQKAFVEPYFQRPERKKPAIDFPHIEVVRNKEERRKMLGHTCKECELYYADLPEEERAKKLASCSRHRFRYIPPSTPENFWEVGFPSTQTCKDRGYIKEELSPCQRPRRRQPYNAIFTSKIKEQKT; translated from the exons ATGAGCATCACAGCATCCACTTGTGGCAGCCCAAGCTCTTCTGAAAGCCTCCCTAATGGTGACTTGTTCAAAGAACTTTGGTCAAAACTGAAGGAATGCCACGACAAGGATTTACAAG AACTGCTTATGAAAATTGGCAAACTGAAGAAAGAAAGATGTCT TGATGCACAAAGGCTGGAAGAGTTTTATACAAAAAACCAACATCTAAGAGAGCAGCAGAAGACACTGCATGACACGATTAAAGTTCTTGAAGACAG actcCGAGCTGGACTATGTGATCGTTGTACAGTAACTGAAGAGCACATGAGGAAGAAGCAGCAGGAGTTTGAAAACATTAGGCAACAAAATCTTAAACTCATCACAGAGCTCA TGAATGATAAGAACGCTCTCCAGGATGAAAATAAAAGGCTTTCCGAGCAGCTCCATGACATGCAGAAAAATAG GCACAGGCGGAAGAGCGATGAAGAGAATCCAGCAGATACAGGAGATGGTGAAGATGGTGTTATCCCTGACTCACCACTTAGTACCTTTTCTCTGAGCATGGTGAGCAGAATGCggagaaaaaaagagaacaagCACGTCCGTTACACGGAACAAACACAAGAAGACGCATTGACATTTGATCGCAAGATCA GCTCTGGGACCAGGCCTCAAATATCCACTCAAGTCAACATGAGAAAAGGAGAGGATGTCTTGGTGGCTGAAACACTAGAACTTGCCCCTCTTCCAA ATAAATATGAAGTGTGTACAGAGAAGCCGGTGTTCAACCTGGCGACTGTTGTTGCAGAAACACTTGGCCTTGATGCTATGGAGGAATCT CAGTCCCAGAGTGTATTTAATCAGCCAGGGATCACCTGTGCCCCACTGTTTCATAAGAGTGAAGATTCCTCCCCACGGCAAGTCAAAGTTGA ATTCACTGAAGGTTCTATGGAAGGGTTTCAGACTAACGATGATGACACGGAATGGAATAGAAGGGAAGCATCACCTGTTTTTGGAGAACCTGTGAGAAACATAAGGAGAGGCACAGACATGGACTGTAGTTCTCCCCCCTTACCAGTTGGATTGAGCAGCAAATTGAAATCCCATTGTTCTAGAAACGCACCAGATTTTTCTGTACATGCAAAGGCAGAAGATGGAGCACTGTTAACTCGTCTCAGCCATTGCATAGAGACAGATTCCGTAATTAGCCAATGTTCAAGCAACAGGCAAGATGTCTTGAGGCCCAGTCCAAACAAATCAGATGCTCagatgggcaaatacatttttgacagTGAGCAACATAAGCAGACAGGGAACagatatgtaaaaagaaaaaatgcggAAGCAGAGCAAGAGGAAAGCTGTGAATCCTCATTTGATAAAGAAAACAATATCCCTCTAAAAGACATTAGTGGAGCAAGACATAGCATGCTGGACAAGCCCCTTGATCTTTCTGACCGTTTTTCAGTGCTCAGACCACAGGACAGAAGTCATGAAAGCAGCAGTAGAACAAAGCTAACCATTTCACTGGTACCAGAGAAGCCTGACACCAAAACAATATTGCacatagacttaaaggagaaccttCACCAGCAAACAAGAcagaaaaaagtatttgtgtCTGGGTTAGTAGAACATAGTGCCTTCAATTTGCATGAAGATAATGAAGTAACAGAGGAAGACAATAAGCCTTTTCATGATTCAGAG acagaaATCATGTGTCATGTGCCAAAAAGAAAACCAAGAGCAGTGCACAGAGGTGTACAGCCGACATCTGTCCTTCAGCCAAACCTACATATGGTTCATGCTTGCCTGGAATCTCAAG GGAGGCCACCAATAGATAACATGCAGTGGAGCATTGATCCAGGGGCTGACCTTTCACAGTATGAAATGGACATGACCATGGAAGATTCTAAG agtGGGAGCCCTGCAAAGCCAGAGCTGGAGGATATGGATTACACGTATGTGAATGAAAGTTGCCTGTTAAAAATGAAGATGGGGGATCCAGATGACAGTG AAGCAGAAAGCAAAGATCAAGACAGCTTTGGAGAGATGTTTGACAAGACTGAGTATGGGGAATATGCGTCGTACATTAAAGACAAGAGCCCTTCCCAAAGCATCAGTTGCAAAGAAAGAAGCGATATACCTTCTATtgagaataaaaaaatcacaagtgaAAAAG AACATGAATCTAAAGGAGAGCCCTATCAGAAGCAGAAGGCGTTTGTGGAGCCATATTTCCAAAGACCTGAACG AAAAAAGCCTGCAATTGATTTTCCTCACATTGAAGTTGTTCGCAACAAAGAAGAGAGACGAAAAATGCTTGGGCATACTTGCAAAGAGTGTGAATTA TACTATGCCGACCTTCCAGAGGAAGAGAGAGCAAAGAAGCTGGCTTCTTGCTCAAGGCACCGATTCCGATACATTCCACCAAGCACCCCTGAGAATTTTTGGGAGGTGGGATTTCCTTCTACGCAAACATGCAAAGATAGAG GCTACATTAAAGAAGAACTCTCTCCTTGCCAACGCCCTCGAAGAAGACAACCTTACAATGCTATATTTACATCGAAGATTAAAGAGCAGAAGACCTAA